Proteins from one Alicyclobacillus vulcanalis genomic window:
- a CDS encoding class I adenylate-forming enzyme family protein: MNLARMFEMAAGREPHAIALIEGDRVLSYRDMHAAVNRVAHALHKLGIGRRDRVMSLMKNRQQTVVLFWAVQKVGAVFVPLNYHMAPGDVERCILDVEPKLICFERATRNALRSIRLPEKPIYVSLDPDDGDITWDELLRNGMPAFEAAPVEDDDPAIMLYTSGTSGHPKGVPKSHKNEYVSTLSQVIQNRYDRTDVMLGVMPLYHTMGIHSYLAMAFLNGRYIIVHDVTEESLADTLHFHTVTCLYAMPTLFRRLLQSGRVDPERLRHIRKIGYAGASMPDTLIRACFDAFQPDVFLNHYGSTEIHTFTTCTYLHEKPGCAGRPGINQLIRVVAIHPDARPEDEVEPGDVGQVIAYMGSPEAFKGYWNRPDLTRQAIRDGWYYTGDLGMRDPDGDLYIVGRMDDVVVSGVDRVWPGKVERVLEHHPDVQEVAVVGQHDDQLGHIVTAFIVSHREDLTPFELDRFCQRDGRLSDFERPRKYVFIDRLPRDASGKVIRRALVEWAE; the protein is encoded by the coding sequence GTGAATTTGGCGCGTATGTTCGAAATGGCGGCTGGACGGGAGCCGCACGCTATTGCGCTCATCGAAGGCGATCGCGTCCTCAGTTATCGGGACATGCACGCTGCCGTAAACCGCGTGGCGCACGCGCTGCATAAACTTGGGATCGGACGGCGGGATCGCGTGATGAGCTTGATGAAGAATCGGCAACAGACCGTCGTTCTCTTTTGGGCTGTGCAGAAAGTTGGAGCTGTGTTCGTGCCCCTAAACTACCACATGGCTCCAGGAGATGTAGAACGTTGCATCCTAGATGTCGAACCCAAGCTCATCTGCTTCGAGCGCGCCACGAGAAATGCATTGCGCAGCATTCGTCTTCCCGAAAAACCGATTTACGTCAGCCTTGATCCGGACGATGGCGATATCACATGGGATGAGCTGCTGCGCAATGGAATGCCTGCGTTTGAAGCTGCTCCCGTAGAAGACGATGATCCAGCGATTATGCTTTACACGTCGGGCACTTCAGGTCATCCAAAGGGTGTTCCGAAGTCTCATAAAAATGAATACGTATCCACATTGTCACAAGTCATTCAGAATCGGTATGATCGCACTGATGTCATGCTTGGCGTCATGCCCCTCTATCACACGATGGGCATCCATTCATATCTTGCAATGGCGTTTCTCAACGGTCGATACATCATCGTTCATGATGTGACAGAGGAGTCTCTCGCCGACACGTTGCACTTTCATACAGTGACGTGCCTCTACGCGATGCCAACACTATTTCGACGCCTTTTGCAATCTGGACGAGTGGATCCCGAGCGACTACGACACATCCGCAAAATTGGTTATGCAGGAGCTTCGATGCCCGACACGTTAATCCGAGCCTGTTTCGACGCCTTTCAACCTGACGTATTTCTCAACCATTACGGAAGCACAGAAATTCACACCTTCACGACATGCACGTATCTACATGAGAAACCCGGTTGTGCGGGTCGGCCAGGTATCAATCAGCTTATTCGCGTTGTGGCCATTCATCCTGACGCTCGCCCTGAGGATGAGGTCGAACCGGGAGATGTCGGGCAGGTCATTGCCTACATGGGTTCGCCTGAGGCATTTAAAGGCTATTGGAATCGGCCAGATCTCACGCGGCAAGCCATTCGCGATGGCTGGTACTACACCGGCGACCTTGGGATGCGTGACCCCGATGGCGATTTGTACATTGTCGGGCGAATGGACGATGTGGTGGTTTCCGGTGTTGACCGTGTCTGGCCTGGAAAGGTCGAGCGCGTTTTGGAGCACCACCCGGACGTTCAAGAGGTAGCCGTTGTCGGGCAACATGACGATCAACTGGGTCACATTGTCACCGCTTTTATCGTCTCGCACCGAGAAGATCTCACGCCTTTTGAGTTGGACCGTTTTTGCCAACGGGATGGTCGCCTATCTGACTTTGAGCGGCCACGCAAGTACGTGTTTATAGATCGTCTGCCCAGAGATGCGTCGGGCAAGGTCATTCGGAGAGCGCTTGTTGAATGGGCAGAGTGA
- a CDS encoding helix-turn-helix transcriptional regulator, with translation MCDVLIVDEDLAARQHVRGLLSAGEYQHLRVTEADSAARALPLVRQHHPFAVLYDPSVSDADGLEFGRRVKEHDPLIHVIVASQLKMFDLLYQAINQGFDGYLLKPVNREELYQVFGRLIQNDIRHSIHGGANRALVARQESEADLGNPIESAIAYIEEHFHEPISLQEVAERVYLSPSYFSRLFKSEVGTTFIDYLTQYRIQKSKMLLRVTSLPIEIIANNTGFSNSSYFSTTFKRIVGRTPSEYRAMMSALKDRSHAERTQENKTDHE, from the coding sequence ATGTGTGACGTGCTGATTGTCGATGAAGACCTGGCGGCACGCCAGCATGTGCGGGGACTCTTGTCTGCAGGGGAGTATCAGCATCTCCGTGTGACTGAGGCTGACAGTGCCGCACGCGCCCTCCCGCTCGTGCGCCAACACCACCCTTTCGCGGTGCTTTACGATCCGTCTGTGTCCGATGCGGATGGTCTGGAATTTGGCCGTCGAGTTAAGGAACATGACCCGCTGATTCACGTCATTGTTGCGAGTCAATTGAAAATGTTTGATCTGTTGTACCAAGCCATCAATCAGGGCTTCGATGGCTATCTCCTTAAACCCGTGAATCGAGAGGAGCTTTATCAGGTATTCGGCCGCCTCATTCAAAACGATATTCGCCATTCCATTCACGGCGGTGCAAATCGTGCGCTGGTTGCAAGGCAGGAGTCGGAAGCCGATCTTGGCAATCCTATTGAAAGCGCCATTGCGTATATTGAGGAGCATTTTCATGAGCCCATATCGCTTCAGGAGGTGGCGGAGAGGGTATATCTCAGCCCGTCCTATTTCAGCCGGCTGTTTAAGTCGGAAGTCGGAACCACCTTTATCGACTATTTGACTCAGTACCGCATCCAGAAATCCAAGATGCTACTTCGCGTCACGTCTCTGCCGATTGAAATCATTGCGAACAACACGGGTTTCTCAAACTCGAGCTATTTTTCCACCACCTTCAAGCGGATCGTCGGCCGTACCCCGAGCGAATACCGAGCCATGATGAGCGCGCTGAAGGACCGTTCTCACGCCGAACGTACTCAAGAAAACAAAACCGACCATGAGTGA
- the larE gene encoding ATP-dependent sacrificial sulfur transferase LarE gives MEGIEEKYERLLAVLRDMERVLVAFSGGVDSTLLLKAALDALGHEQVLAVTADSETYPAREREEAVELARQLGVHHEVMETSELSIPGYVENPSNRCFFCKRNLFDHLWALATARGFSHVVFGAIADDLGDYRPGLAAARKMGVRAPLLECGLTKREIRQLSYQLGLPTWDKPSFACLSSRIPYGERITPEKLQKIDHAESFLRDLGFQQVRARQHGDVMVRIEVPADQIAALVEVRELVVAKLKEIGYSYVSLDLEGYRSGSGNEVLHKAGRTLESAAQVG, from the coding sequence ATGGAAGGCATTGAAGAGAAATATGAGCGTTTGCTGGCCGTGCTCCGAGACATGGAGCGCGTTCTGGTGGCTTTCTCGGGCGGTGTGGATAGCACGCTACTCCTGAAGGCTGCGCTTGACGCCCTTGGCCATGAGCAGGTTCTCGCCGTCACGGCGGATTCCGAGACCTATCCTGCCAGAGAGCGGGAAGAGGCCGTGGAGCTCGCTCGCCAGCTGGGTGTACATCATGAAGTTATGGAGACGAGTGAGCTTAGCATCCCGGGGTACGTCGAGAATCCCTCGAATCGGTGTTTTTTTTGTAAGCGAAACTTGTTTGATCATCTCTGGGCCTTGGCGACCGCAAGAGGCTTTTCCCACGTCGTCTTTGGTGCAATTGCCGACGACCTCGGCGACTATCGACCGGGTCTGGCGGCGGCCAGAAAGATGGGCGTTCGGGCCCCACTTTTGGAATGTGGACTCACCAAGCGGGAAATTCGTCAGCTGTCGTACCAATTGGGTCTTCCCACGTGGGATAAGCCGTCGTTCGCATGTCTCTCCTCAAGGATTCCTTATGGCGAGCGAATCACGCCAGAAAAACTTCAGAAAATCGACCACGCCGAGTCATTTCTGCGCGATTTAGGGTTCCAGCAGGTCCGTGCGCGCCAGCACGGGGACGTCATGGTACGCATTGAGGTACCCGCGGACCAGATCGCGGCGCTGGTGGAGGTCCGCGAACTTGTCGTCGCCAAGTTGAAGGAGATTGGCTATTCGTACGTGAGTTTAGATCTCGAAGGATATCGCAGCGGCAGTGGCAACGAGGTGCTACACAAAGCGGGCCGTACATTGGAATCAGCAGCACAGGTGGGATGA
- the larB gene encoding nickel pincer cofactor biosynthesis protein LarB, whose protein sequence is MIATRGILERVRLGQLSVDEALEQLRELSIEDLGYARIDHDRVRRRGFAEVVYCEGKTPEQSAEILARLADRGESNVLGTRANVETFELLKVTVPDAEYHPVARAIVIRRGPARQIGSVLVLAAGTSDLRVAEEAALTASVMGSHVERIYDVGVAGLHRLLRELDRIRAARVVIVVAGMEGALMSVVAGLIDKPVIGVPTSVGYGAQLHGLTPMLGMLTSCVPGSSVVNIDNGFGAGYLAHMINELGEGAHGHRED, encoded by the coding sequence ATGATAGCCACAAGAGGCATTCTAGAGCGTGTTCGCTTAGGTCAACTGTCCGTGGATGAGGCGCTGGAGCAATTGCGAGAGCTCTCCATCGAAGACCTGGGCTATGCACGAATTGATCATGACCGTGTGCGTCGGCGTGGGTTTGCGGAAGTCGTATATTGCGAAGGCAAGACGCCAGAGCAATCTGCAGAAATTCTGGCCCGCCTTGCTGACCGCGGAGAGTCAAATGTGCTCGGCACACGGGCCAACGTCGAGACGTTTGAGTTGCTAAAGGTTACTGTCCCCGACGCGGAGTATCATCCGGTTGCGCGCGCCATCGTCATTCGGCGTGGTCCGGCTCGCCAGATCGGCTCTGTCCTAGTTCTGGCCGCAGGCACATCCGATCTGCGCGTCGCGGAGGAGGCTGCGCTCACTGCGAGCGTCATGGGTAGCCATGTGGAACGCATCTACGACGTGGGTGTGGCAGGGCTTCACAGGTTGCTGCGCGAGCTCGATCGAATACGGGCCGCCCGAGTCGTGATCGTCGTGGCGGGGATGGAGGGAGCCCTCATGAGCGTCGTCGCAGGCTTGATTGATAAGCCTGTCATCGGCGTACCCACCAGTGTTGGTTATGGTGCACAGTTGCACGGCTTAACGCCCATGCTTGGTATGCTGACTTCGTGCGTACCAGGATCGTCAGTGGTTAACATCGACAATGGGTTCGGCGCTGGTTATTTGGCGCACATGATTAACGAACTTGGGGAGGGCGCTCATGGCCATCGCGAAGATTGA
- the larC gene encoding nickel pincer cofactor biosynthesis protein LarC: MAIAKIDCFAGASGDMFLGAWLDAGIPEDVWLAGVRPLISGEGDVQIARVVKQEITATRVLVRHQEGHIHRHLADVEAIIDKADLPNEVKRRAKEAFFHLAVAEASVHDTTPDEIHFHEVGAIDAIVDIVGTMFAWHLAGEPACYVSPIEVGGGSVLCAHGRVPVPAPATLALLKGYPIYSSGLWGETTTPTGAAIIRALAKPMPPRPMRVDAIGYGAGSKDLPVANVLRISLGDWVGNVPDASEALQRPKAGHDHHHDHHHDPTVGRYDTHDVLERAGEASSK; this comes from the coding sequence ATGGCCATCGCGAAGATTGACTGCTTTGCAGGCGCGAGCGGTGATATGTTCCTTGGCGCATGGCTCGACGCCGGCATTCCAGAAGATGTATGGCTCGCAGGCGTGCGCCCCCTCATTTCGGGGGAGGGTGACGTCCAGATCGCGAGGGTCGTGAAACAAGAAATCACAGCTACTCGAGTCCTTGTTCGGCACCAAGAGGGCCACATTCATCGACACCTGGCAGATGTCGAGGCCATCATCGACAAAGCGGATCTCCCCAACGAGGTTAAGCGAAGAGCCAAAGAGGCATTCTTCCACCTTGCTGTGGCAGAAGCGTCCGTACACGATACAACACCAGACGAGATTCACTTCCACGAAGTGGGCGCCATCGATGCCATCGTGGATATCGTGGGTACGATGTTCGCATGGCATCTTGCGGGTGAGCCGGCATGTTACGTGTCGCCCATCGAGGTTGGCGGAGGCAGCGTGCTATGTGCGCATGGACGCGTTCCGGTGCCTGCGCCAGCGACACTGGCGCTGCTAAAGGGCTATCCGATTTACTCGTCTGGCCTCTGGGGTGAGACGACTACTCCGACTGGTGCGGCGATCATCCGTGCACTGGCTAAGCCGATGCCACCGCGGCCGATGCGAGTCGATGCCATTGGCTATGGCGCTGGGAGCAAGGATCTTCCCGTGGCAAACGTGCTTCGCATCTCGCTTGGGGACTGGGTCGGGAATGTGCCGGACGCAAGCGAGGCCCTTCAGCGGCCGAAGGCGGGTCATGACCATCATCATGACCATCATCATGACCCGACCGTGGGGCGTTACGACACTCACGACGTGCTAGAACGGGCAGGGGAGGCATCCTCAAAATGA
- a CDS encoding 4Fe-4S binding protein, with translation MRLVNTIAKIIDEKCTGCKICAQVCPTLAIRMEPLNGHPYKKLAILDAEYCTGCTACEQRCPFDAIRMEYLDEPYTIGVDVSEVDAGAVRELCAKARFHPEQVVCYCTGTRAEEVAAAILKGAKTPDDISRATGLRTGCTVECLQPAMRLLRAAGIDPVPQKGFYQWYGATPTIWDIPDEVKQKYASRGFYFDDDIEFLQSIQMKKDLNEEEEVK, from the coding sequence ATGAGGCTCGTGAACACCATCGCGAAAATTATCGATGAAAAGTGTACCGGTTGCAAGATATGTGCGCAGGTCTGTCCGACGCTAGCCATTCGAATGGAGCCGCTGAATGGTCATCCTTACAAGAAATTGGCCATTCTCGATGCTGAGTATTGCACGGGCTGTACCGCGTGCGAACAGCGGTGCCCGTTCGATGCCATTCGAATGGAGTATCTCGACGAACCCTACACCATTGGGGTTGATGTGTCAGAAGTCGATGCAGGCGCCGTGCGCGAACTCTGTGCAAAAGCTCGCTTCCATCCAGAACAAGTGGTCTGTTATTGCACGGGTACGCGTGCCGAGGAAGTGGCAGCTGCCATTCTCAAAGGGGCGAAAACCCCTGACGACATTTCACGCGCCACAGGTCTCCGGACCGGATGTACCGTGGAATGTCTTCAGCCCGCCATGAGGCTGTTGAGAGCTGCCGGCATCGATCCAGTTCCACAGAAGGGATTTTATCAGTGGTACGGCGCGACTCCGACGATCTGGGACATTCCAGATGAGGTGAAGCAGAAGTATGCGTCTCGGGGATTCTACTTTGATGATGACATCGAATTTTTGCAAAGCATTCAAATGAAAAAAGATTTGAACGAGGAGGAGGAAGTAAAATGA